In Devosia beringensis, a single window of DNA contains:
- a CDS encoding gluconokinase, with protein MSTTPARIIIVMGVSSSGKSTVGAALGRALHAPFLDGDQYHPPANVEKMRAGTPLTDDDRWPWLHALSAALQEAAEKKGVAVGACSALKRAYRDFITQKAGEPVLFVYLDGSREVIAERMARRSHEYMPTSLLDSQFATLEVPDPASENVLVVPVTDSVDKIVRTAVGALGHLKSFKRWQ; from the coding sequence ATGAGCACCACCCCCGCGCGCATCATCATCGTCATGGGCGTCAGCTCATCGGGCAAGTCCACCGTCGGCGCGGCGCTCGGCCGGGCTTTGCACGCGCCCTTCCTTGATGGCGACCAGTATCACCCCCCCGCCAATGTCGAAAAAATGCGCGCCGGCACCCCGCTGACCGATGACGATCGCTGGCCCTGGCTGCATGCTCTATCGGCCGCGCTGCAGGAAGCCGCTGAGAAAAAGGGCGTCGCCGTCGGCGCCTGCTCCGCCCTCAAGCGCGCCTATCGCGATTTCATCACGCAAAAGGCCGGCGAGCCGGTCCTCTTCGTCTATCTCGACGGCAGCCGCGAGGTGATCGCCGAGCGCATGGCCAGGCGCAGCCACGAATACATGCCCACCAGCCTGCTCGACAGCCAGTTCGCCACGCTCGAAGTCCCCGACCCGGCCAGCGAGAACGTCCTCGTGGTCCCGGTCACCGACAGCGTCGACAAGATCGTGCGCACCGCCGTCGGCGCCCTGGGGCACCTCAAGAGTTTCAAGCGCTGGCAGTAG
- a CDS encoding SDR family oxidoreductase, whose product MSSPFDLTGKRALVTGSSRGLGLAMAKALAEAGAAIVLNARDAVALGAAAQDLAATGASVKAVAFDVTNRESTNEAISHIEDEIGPIDILVNNAGMQFRSSLEAFPPDKFDQLITTNLTSVFNVSQPVSRYMIARGHGRIINTCSVMSGVSRAAIAPYAASKAAVANLTRGMAVDWARHGLNVNGIAPGYFATELNEALVKDAKFNDWVETRTPMGRWGKPEELGGAVVFLASDASAFVNGHILYVDGAFTATV is encoded by the coding sequence ATGTCCTCTCCCTTCGATCTGACGGGCAAGCGCGCCCTGGTCACCGGCTCCAGCCGGGGTCTCGGCCTCGCCATGGCCAAGGCGCTGGCCGAGGCGGGTGCTGCTATCGTCCTCAATGCCCGCGACGCCGTGGCACTTGGCGCCGCTGCCCAGGACCTCGCCGCCACCGGCGCCAGCGTCAAGGCCGTGGCCTTCGATGTCACCAATCGGGAAAGCACCAACGAGGCCATCTCCCATATCGAAGACGAAATCGGCCCCATCGATATCCTGGTCAACAATGCGGGCATGCAGTTCCGCTCGAGCCTTGAGGCCTTTCCGCCCGACAAGTTCGACCAGCTGATCACCACCAACCTGACCTCGGTCTTCAATGTCAGCCAGCCCGTGTCGCGGTACATGATCGCCCGCGGCCATGGCCGCATCATCAATACCTGCTCGGTGATGTCGGGCGTTTCACGCGCGGCCATCGCCCCCTACGCCGCCTCCAAGGCCGCCGTGGCTAATCTGACGCGCGGCATGGCCGTCGACTGGGCGCGCCACGGCCTCAACGTCAACGGCATTGCGCCGGGTTATTTCGCCACCGAACTGAATGAGGCCCTGGTCAAGGACGCCAAGTTCAATGACTGGGTCGAAACCCGCACCCCCATGGGCCGCTGGGGCAAGCCGGAAGAACTCGGCGGCGCCGTGGTCTTCCTGGCCTCGGACGCATCGGCCTTCGTCAACGGCCACATCCTCTATGTCGATGGCGCCTTCACGGCGACGGTGTGA
- the gndA gene encoding NADP-dependent phosphogluconate dehydrogenase yields MSTADIGLIGLAVMGSNLALNIAEKGYTIAVHNRTASKIDDFVVTAKEQGLDGKVIPKADLTDFIQAIKAPRSIIIMVKAGKPVDEMIEQLLPLLDKGDAIIECGNSLFTDTQRRFDYLKPKGIGYLGVGVSGGEEGARHGPSIMVGGSKEQWHNAEPVLTAIAAKFNGESCCAYLGEGGAGHFVKTIHNGIEYGDMQMIAEVYGVMRDGLGMTAGECADVFKEWNKGPLNSYLIEITGHVLAAVDGESGKPLVELILDKAGQKGTGVWSAIAAQQMGVPATAIEGAVAARSISSRKDERVAAEALYGKPNRAKTDVTLADLEQALLAGKIVSYAQGFAVIAKASEENGWALPLATIAKIWRAGCIIRSRFLDQMSEAYAKGGNVNLLVVPDFVALMQDAHPSLRKVVAAAAVGEFPMICLSAALSYFDSYRQARGTANLIQGQRDFFGAHGFEIVGRSTDLHGTWPSTLGK; encoded by the coding sequence ATGTCGACAGCGGATATCGGCCTGATCGGCCTTGCTGTGATGGGCTCCAATCTGGCCCTCAACATCGCCGAAAAAGGCTACACCATTGCTGTCCACAACCGCACGGCGTCCAAGATCGACGACTTCGTGGTCACGGCCAAGGAACAGGGTCTCGACGGCAAGGTGATCCCCAAGGCGGATCTGACCGACTTCATCCAGGCCATCAAGGCGCCGCGCTCGATCATCATCATGGTCAAGGCCGGCAAGCCGGTCGACGAGATGATCGAGCAGCTGCTGCCGCTGCTCGATAAGGGCGACGCGATCATCGAATGCGGCAATTCCCTGTTTACCGACACGCAGCGGCGCTTTGACTATCTCAAGCCCAAGGGCATTGGCTATCTCGGCGTCGGCGTATCGGGCGGCGAAGAGGGCGCGCGCCACGGTCCCTCGATCATGGTGGGCGGCTCCAAGGAGCAGTGGCACAATGCCGAGCCCGTGCTGACGGCGATTGCCGCCAAGTTCAATGGCGAGAGCTGCTGCGCCTATCTGGGTGAGGGCGGCGCCGGCCACTTCGTCAAGACCATCCACAATGGCATCGAATATGGCGACATGCAGATGATCGCCGAAGTCTATGGCGTGATGCGCGATGGCCTGGGCATGACCGCGGGCGAATGCGCCGACGTGTTCAAGGAATGGAACAAGGGTCCGCTCAACTCCTACCTGATCGAGATTACCGGCCATGTGCTGGCCGCAGTCGACGGCGAGAGCGGCAAGCCGCTGGTCGAGCTGATTCTGGACAAGGCAGGCCAGAAGGGCACCGGCGTCTGGTCGGCCATTGCGGCCCAGCAGATGGGCGTGCCGGCGACGGCCATCGAGGGCGCCGTGGCGGCCCGCTCGATCTCGTCGCGCAAGGATGAGCGCGTGGCGGCCGAAGCGCTCTATGGCAAGCCGAACCGCGCCAAGACCGATGTGACGCTGGCCGACCTCGAGCAGGCTTTGCTGGCCGGCAAGATCGTGTCCTATGCCCAGGGCTTTGCGGTTATCGCCAAGGCCAGCGAAGAAAATGGCTGGGCGCTGCCGCTGGCCACGATCGCCAAGATCTGGCGCGCCGGCTGCATCATCCGCTCGCGCTTCCTCGACCAGATGTCGGAAGCCTATGCCAAGGGCGGCAATGTCAATCTGCTGGTGGTGCCGGACTTCGTGGCGCTGATGCAGGATGCGCATCCGTCGCTGCGGAAGGTCGTTGCTGCGGCTGCCGTCGGTGAATTCCCGATGATCTGCCTATCGGCGGCGCTGAGCTATTTCGACAGCTATCGCCAGGCGCGCGGCACGGCCAACCTGATCCAGGGTCAGCGCGACTTCTTCGGCGCGCATGGCTTCGAGATCGTCGGCCGCAGCACCGACCTGCATGGCACCTGGCCATCGACGCTGGGCAAGTAG
- a CDS encoding chloride channel protein: MATRSFKQALSLRWRRIWLPRWRRRGLFVIGGIFVGLAAVAMAFMADEAQRLFFLAQQQWPYLPLLVTPTGFAILAWVTKRHFDGAQGSGIPQVIAARQMTDMAAKQQLVSPKLAVAKMFLLTAGLLFGASAGREGPTVQIGASVMFFLGRFAPHRQPGLLLAGAAAGVSAAFNAPLAGIVFGIEEMSRSFELRTSGLVLGTVIVAGLTSLAILGDYTYFGRSNQTLALGAQWFAIPVVGVVCGLAGGGFSRVVIAFAFGLPGKAGRLIKQHPVLFAATCGMIVAVCGVLTDGVAFGTSAEQAKAILAGEQVTGLFGPLKLIATMVTAISGIPGGIFSPSLSVGAGIATLLQDVLGLPIGALAIMCMAAYLAAVLQAPITAFVIVTEMTGNHALIFPVMLCAVIASFVSKGICKEGIYHALAHQILHKAQSARNIT, translated from the coding sequence ATGGCTACCCGCAGTTTCAAACAGGCGCTGAGCCTTCGTTGGCGTCGAATCTGGCTGCCGCGGTGGCGTCGCCGGGGTCTGTTTGTCATCGGTGGCATCTTCGTGGGGCTGGCGGCGGTGGCCATGGCCTTCATGGCCGATGAAGCGCAGCGCCTGTTCTTCTTGGCGCAGCAGCAATGGCCCTATCTGCCGCTGCTGGTAACCCCGACAGGATTTGCGATCCTGGCCTGGGTCACCAAGCGCCATTTCGATGGCGCACAGGGGAGCGGCATCCCGCAGGTGATCGCGGCTCGGCAGATGACTGATATGGCCGCCAAGCAGCAACTGGTGTCGCCGAAGCTGGCGGTGGCCAAGATGTTCCTGCTGACAGCGGGTTTACTGTTTGGCGCTTCGGCAGGGCGCGAGGGGCCCACCGTGCAGATCGGCGCCTCGGTAATGTTCTTTCTGGGCCGGTTTGCGCCGCACCGGCAGCCGGGCCTACTGCTGGCCGGCGCGGCCGCCGGCGTATCAGCAGCGTTCAATGCGCCGCTGGCCGGGATCGTGTTCGGCATAGAGGAAATGAGCCGCTCGTTCGAACTGCGGACCAGCGGACTGGTGCTGGGAACGGTGATCGTGGCGGGCCTAACCTCGCTGGCAATCCTGGGGGACTACACCTATTTCGGGCGCTCCAATCAGACGCTGGCCCTTGGGGCGCAATGGTTCGCCATACCCGTGGTGGGCGTGGTGTGTGGACTGGCCGGCGGCGGGTTCAGTCGTGTCGTGATTGCCTTTGCCTTTGGTCTGCCGGGCAAGGCGGGACGCCTGATCAAGCAGCATCCAGTGCTGTTTGCGGCGACATGCGGGATGATCGTGGCCGTGTGCGGCGTGCTGACGGACGGCGTGGCCTTTGGCACCAGTGCCGAGCAGGCCAAGGCGATTCTGGCGGGCGAACAAGTTACCGGATTGTTCGGGCCGCTCAAGCTGATCGCCACCATGGTCACCGCCATCAGCGGCATTCCGGGCGGCATTTTCTCACCGTCGCTATCGGTGGGGGCAGGAATAGCCACGCTGCTGCAGGACGTATTGGGCCTTCCCATCGGCGCGCTGGCTATCATGTGCATGGCTGCCTATCTGGCGGCAGTGCTGCAGGCGCCGATCACCGCCTTTGTCATCGTCACGGAAATGACCGGCAATCACGCGCTGATCTTTCCGGTGATGCTGTGTGCGGTGATTGCGTCGTTCGTGTCCAAGGGAATCTGCAAGGAGGGCATTTATCATGCCCTGGCCCATCAGATCCTGCACAAGGCTCAGAGCGCGCGGAACATCACATAG
- a CDS encoding GNAT family N-acetyltransferase, with protein MQIRPATDADWPQLWAIMEPIMRAGETFSLPRDGTEDMARAYFASPEKRNFVAEEDGAILGASYVRANQLGGGSHIANCGYMTAPAARGRGIARALCQHSIDYCRAQGFRGIQFNFVVSTNEPAVHLWQKLGFSIVGTLPEAFNHPSLGYVDSYVMFRAL; from the coding sequence ATGCAAATCCGCCCCGCTACTGACGCCGACTGGCCCCAACTCTGGGCGATCATGGAACCCATCATGCGGGCGGGCGAAACCTTCTCCCTGCCGCGCGACGGCACCGAGGACATGGCCCGCGCCTATTTCGCCTCGCCGGAAAAGCGCAACTTTGTCGCCGAAGAAGACGGTGCCATCCTGGGCGCCAGCTATGTGCGTGCCAATCAGCTCGGCGGCGGCAGCCATATCGCCAATTGCGGCTACATGACCGCCCCGGCGGCCCGCGGTCGCGGCATCGCCCGCGCTCTCTGCCAGCATTCGATCGACTACTGCCGGGCCCAGGGCTTCCGCGGCATCCAGTTCAACTTCGTGGTCTCCACCAACGAACCCGCCGTCCATCTCTGGCAGAAGCTTGGCTTTTCCATCGTCGGTACCCTGCCCGAAGCGTTCAACCACCCCAGCCTCGGCTATGTCGACAGCTATGTGATGTTCCGCGCGCTCTGA
- a CDS encoding TCR/Tet family MFS transporter — protein sequence MQAATRSRLTLTCILVTILLDMIGVGIIIPVLPELLEDLTGGSVANAAVIGGYLVFTYAFMQFVFSPVLGNLSDRFGRRPVLLASLLGLTFDYLMMAIAPFVWYLFIGRIIAGIAGAALATATAYMADITPPHKRTHRFGLIGAAFGLGFIIGPVIGGELGEFGPRVPFYAAAALAFANFLFGLLVLPESLPKASRRKFDIRRANPFGAVVALRKYPAVLWLLVVLFFLQLATQALPTIFSYFTVEVFSFTSSSIGRTLGAFGIGFAFSQAVLAAPLSKGIGEPAVGIVGLLFAATAFAGIAFSADVYQLYLFIAVGTVSGLAPPAINGVLSRQVPDNSQGELQGAVNAASSLATIIGPLGATQIFSYYTSAPETGHYFPGAPFIACAIAVLISLVVFGLAAWRFELSYRPSLADHPHVPEMPAPGQVRVAPIEDEDEDRDANPPRY from the coding sequence ATGCAAGCAGCGACCCGCTCACGACTGACTCTCACCTGCATCCTGGTGACGATCCTGCTTGATATGATCGGTGTCGGTATCATCATCCCCGTGCTGCCTGAACTGCTCGAGGATCTGACCGGCGGCAGCGTGGCCAATGCGGCGGTGATCGGCGGCTATCTCGTTTTCACCTATGCCTTCATGCAGTTCGTCTTCTCGCCGGTACTGGGCAATCTGTCCGACCGCTTCGGTCGCCGTCCGGTCCTGCTGGCCTCCTTGCTGGGCCTGACCTTTGACTACCTGATGATGGCGATCGCCCCCTTCGTCTGGTACCTCTTCATCGGCCGCATCATTGCCGGCATTGCGGGCGCAGCCCTGGCCACGGCAACCGCCTATATGGCCGATATCACCCCGCCCCATAAACGCACCCATCGCTTCGGCCTGATCGGCGCCGCCTTCGGTCTGGGCTTCATCATCGGCCCAGTGATTGGCGGCGAACTCGGCGAATTCGGCCCGCGCGTGCCCTTCTATGCCGCCGCCGCCCTCGCCTTTGCCAATTTCCTTTTTGGCCTCCTGGTGCTGCCCGAAAGCCTGCCCAAGGCCTCGCGGCGCAAATTCGACATTCGCCGCGCCAACCCCTTTGGCGCCGTCGTTGCCCTGCGCAAATATCCCGCCGTCCTCTGGCTGCTCGTGGTGCTGTTTTTCCTGCAATTGGCCACGCAGGCGCTCCCCACCATCTTCAGTTACTTCACCGTGGAAGTGTTCAGCTTCACCTCCTCCTCGATTGGTCGCACCCTGGGCGCCTTCGGCATCGGCTTCGCCTTCAGCCAGGCCGTCCTGGCCGCGCCTTTGTCCAAGGGCATCGGCGAGCCGGCGGTCGGCATTGTCGGCCTGCTTTTCGCCGCGACCGCCTTTGCCGGCATTGCCTTTTCGGCCGATGTCTACCAGCTCTACCTGTTCATCGCCGTCGGCACCGTGAGCGGGCTGGCCCCGCCCGCCATCAACGGCGTGCTGTCGCGCCAGGTGCCGGACAATAGCCAGGGCGAACTGCAGGGCGCAGTCAACGCGGCCAGTTCGCTGGCGACCATCATCGGCCCGCTCGGCGCCACGCAGATCTTCTCCTACTATACCAGCGCCCCGGAAACCGGACACTACTTCCCCGGCGCCCCGTTCATCGCCTGCGCCATTGCCGTGCTAATTTCGCTGGTCGTCTTCGGCCTGGCCGCCTGGCGATTTGAGCTGAGCTATCGCCCCAGCCTGGCAGACCACCCCCATGTGCCCGAGATGCCGGCACCGGGCCAGGTTCGGGTAGCCCCCATCGAAGACGAAGATGAAGATCGCGATGCAAATCCGCCCCGCTACTGA
- a CDS encoding FAD-dependent monooxygenase — protein MPGTGQVYFVAGAGIAGLTLALALAKFGATVVVLERHPVISEFGAGLQISPNARHVLDQLGLDDAIAARSLEPTGIDIYPFGRPTPLVTLKLGQPMRERFGAPYVVMHRADLVDALYKATRRFANIDILFGVRSWDVVSHANGVTVSIDEAGGQTRTSRGRAFIGADGVHSHTRRTLLDGPPAQDGRRIAWRTLLPADSLAGQIALDRVSVLFAPTYHMVCYPLPHRGQVNIALFAKPVPGIAGKAQPLRQGTPDSPRIGAILQAAGDGWTPWPLFTVQAAEWHRGNIGLIGDAAHAMVPFQAQGAAMGIEDAAVLAPLLINTPRAEDALALYQQARQARVARVARTSATNGRIFHMSWPLTLARDLAITAQGGEGHMRRLDWLYGYAAHTQLARNLADRTSPQALGRTR, from the coding sequence ATGCCGGGTACCGGCCAGGTCTATTTTGTCGCCGGCGCCGGCATTGCCGGCCTCACCCTGGCCTTGGCTTTGGCCAAGTTCGGCGCCACCGTGGTGGTGCTCGAACGCCATCCCGTCATCTCCGAATTTGGCGCCGGCCTGCAGATCAGCCCCAATGCCCGCCACGTGCTCGACCAGCTGGGCCTCGACGACGCCATTGCCGCCCGCAGCCTCGAGCCGACCGGCATCGACATCTACCCCTTTGGCCGCCCCACCCCTTTGGTGACGCTGAAGCTGGGCCAGCCGATGCGCGAGCGGTTCGGCGCGCCCTATGTGGTCATGCACCGCGCCGACCTGGTCGACGCGCTCTACAAGGCCACAAGGCGCTTCGCCAATATCGATATTCTGTTCGGCGTGCGCAGCTGGGACGTGGTCTCGCACGCCAATGGCGTGACCGTATCCATCGACGAGGCCGGCGGCCAAACGCGCACCAGCCGCGGCCGCGCCTTCATCGGCGCCGACGGCGTCCATTCCCATACCCGCCGCACCCTGCTGGACGGCCCCCCGGCCCAGGACGGCAGGCGCATCGCCTGGCGCACCCTGCTGCCCGCCGATTCGCTGGCCGGCCAGATCGCCCTCGATCGCGTCTCGGTGCTGTTCGCCCCCACCTACCACATGGTGTGCTACCCCTTGCCGCACCGCGGCCAGGTCAATATCGCGCTTTTTGCCAAGCCGGTTCCCGGCATCGCGGGCAAGGCACAGCCACTGCGGCAGGGTACGCCCGACAGCCCCCGCATCGGCGCCATCCTGCAGGCTGCGGGTGATGGCTGGACCCCCTGGCCCCTGTTCACGGTGCAGGCGGCTGAATGGCACAGGGGCAATATCGGCCTGATTGGCGATGCCGCCCATGCCATGGTGCCCTTCCAAGCCCAGGGCGCCGCCATGGGCATCGAGGACGCCGCCGTGCTGGCGCCACTGCTGATCAACACGCCCCGCGCCGAGGATGCCTTGGCCCTCTATCAGCAGGCGCGTCAGGCCCGCGTGGCTCGCGTTGCCCGCACCAGCGCGACCAATGGCAGGATTTTCCACATGAGCTGGCCGCTCACTTTGGCGCGGGATCTGGCTATCACTGCCCAGGGCGGCGAGGGTCATATGCGCCGGCTCGATTGGCTTTATGGTTATGCTGCGCATACCCAATTGGCGCGGAATCTGGCTGACAGGACCTCGCCGCAAGCCCTTGGCCGGACTCGCTGA
- a CDS encoding zinc-finger domain-containing protein, whose translation MAHGTTPHFHNTEGLRQIEIGSKEFQCIGALPPFDHPHIYLDMGKDSEIVCPYCSTHYVFNSRLEAGTSSPLSAIYRAEAA comes from the coding sequence ATGGCACACGGCACTACGCCTCATTTCCACAATACCGAAGGTCTCCGCCAGATCGAGATCGGGTCCAAGGAATTCCAGTGCATCGGTGCCCTGCCGCCCTTTGACCACCCGCACATCTATCTCGACATGGGCAAGGACAGCGAAATCGTCTGCCCCTATTGCTCGACTCATTACGTGTTCAATTCCCGCCTGGAAGCTGGCACCTCCAGCCCCCTTTCGGCCATCTACCGGGCCGAAGCAGCCTGA
- a CDS encoding alpha/beta fold hydrolase, with product MPTFLSDGLTLSYELAGAGPAVLCIHGFASSGQVNWVDVGWVETLVGAGYQAITLDNRGHGASDKPHDPERYHPQDMAGDAVALLDHLGIERAAVLGYSMGARIAAFMAFGHEERVACLILGGMGMNLINGLSDGNDIIAGLRAPALEGLTHPTARQFRIFADHTKSDREALAACMETSREPMARADVRRINVPALVAVGEADSMAGAPEPLAELLPQGEAYVIPKRDHMRATGDKAFKAAGLAFLGRTFPANSHS from the coding sequence ATGCCCACTTTTCTATCCGACGGCCTGACCCTGAGCTACGAACTTGCCGGTGCGGGGCCGGCTGTGCTGTGCATTCACGGCTTTGCCTCGAGCGGGCAGGTCAACTGGGTCGATGTGGGCTGGGTGGAGACGCTGGTCGGCGCCGGTTACCAGGCCATCACGCTGGACAATCGCGGGCATGGCGCCTCGGACAAGCCGCATGACCCGGAGCGCTACCATCCGCAGGACATGGCTGGGGATGCGGTGGCGCTGCTCGATCACCTAGGGATCGAAAGGGCTGCCGTGCTGGGCTATTCGATGGGCGCGCGGATCGCGGCCTTCATGGCGTTCGGCCATGAAGAGCGCGTTGCCTGCCTGATTCTGGGTGGCATGGGGATGAACCTGATCAACGGGCTCAGCGACGGCAATGACATCATTGCCGGGCTGCGGGCGCCGGCGCTGGAGGGGCTGACGCATCCGACGGCGCGGCAGTTCCGCATCTTTGCCGACCATACCAAATCGGATCGCGAGGCGCTGGCGGCCTGCATGGAAACCTCGCGCGAGCCGATGGCGCGGGCCGATGTGCGGCGCATCAATGTGCCCGCGCTGGTGGCCGTAGGCGAGGCCGACAGCATGGCGGGGGCACCCGAGCCGCTGGCTGAACTGCTGCCGCAGGGCGAGGCCTATGTAATCCCAAAGCGTGACCATATGCGCGCCACCGGCGACAAGGCTTTCAAGGCGGCGGGACTGGCCTTTCTGGGCAGGACTTTTCCCGCGAACAGCCATTCGTGA
- the cysE gene encoding serine O-acetyltransferase yields the protein MPTNAKTASKTTAEITSVDPVWAAVRAGAQQIVEAEPSLANMAISSVLNHDTFEQALAHRLAARLDHADVSSDLIRQAFADILVQAPEIGINARVDLAATLERDPACHRAVEPLLFFKGYQAIQTHRFAHALFKAGRRDFALYLQSRSSQVFQVDINPAVVIGKGIMLDHGTGLVIGETAVVGDNVSLLQGVTLGGTGKSDQDRHPKIGNGVLIGAGAKVLGNIKIGDCSRVGAGSVVLKEVPPRVTVAGVPAKVIGEAGCAQPALVMDQMVLVHDMNG from the coding sequence ATGCCCACCAACGCCAAGACAGCGTCAAAGACCACGGCGGAGATCACATCGGTGGATCCGGTATGGGCGGCCGTACGGGCGGGCGCGCAACAGATCGTCGAGGCCGAGCCGTCGCTGGCCAATATGGCCATTTCGTCGGTGCTCAACCATGACACTTTCGAGCAGGCGCTGGCGCATCGGCTGGCGGCACGGCTGGACCATGCCGACGTCTCCTCCGACCTGATCCGGCAGGCCTTTGCCGATATCCTGGTGCAGGCGCCCGAAATCGGCATCAATGCACGGGTCGACCTGGCTGCGACGCTGGAACGCGACCCGGCGTGCCACCGCGCCGTCGAGCCGCTGCTGTTCTTCAAGGGCTACCAGGCGATCCAGACGCATCGCTTTGCCCATGCCCTGTTCAAGGCCGGTCGCCGTGACTTTGCGCTTTATCTGCAAAGCCGCTCCAGCCAGGTCTTCCAGGTCGATATCAACCCGGCCGTGGTGATCGGCAAGGGCATCATGCTCGACCATGGTACCGGGCTGGTGATCGGGGAGACCGCCGTGGTGGGCGATAATGTCTCGCTGCTGCAGGGGGTGACCCTGGGCGGCACGGGCAAATCGGACCAGGACCGGCATCCCAAGATCGGCAATGGCGTACTGATCGGCGCCGGCGCCAAGGTATTGGGCAATATCAAGATCGGCGATTGCTCGCGGGTCGGCGCCGGATCGGTGGTGCTCAAGGAAGTGCCGCCACGGGTCACCGTTGCCGGCGTGCCGGCCAAGGTGATCGGCGAGGCCGGGTGTGCGCAGCCGGCGCTGGTGATGGACCAGATGGTCCTCGTGCACGATATGAACGGCTAG
- a CDS encoding DUF3126 family protein yields MNQPEIIKLQKFLQMKFNNPNIDVRPRHKLDDSVEVYIGDESIGLIHADDEDGDKSYIFNMSILDIDLEDL; encoded by the coding sequence GTGAACCAACCCGAGATCATCAAGCTGCAGAAGTTCCTGCAGATGAAGTTCAACAATCCCAATATCGATGTGCGCCCGCGTCACAAGCTCGACGATTCGGTCGAGGTCTATATCGGCGATGAGTCGATCGGGCTGATCCATGCCGATGACGAGGATGGCGACAAATCCTACATCTTCAACATGTCGATCCTCGATATCGATCTGGAAGATCTCTAG
- a CDS encoding DUF6949 family protein, with translation MFKELLPLYLIAVGLCISGAGTHLYQWLGNQQAMLRYDGKNFLGSMGNLAMSFVCGPYIMLQLGWRQEKGGTISMTSAMVSAVVAFGWAFITGLIFMGAFVALRY, from the coding sequence ATGTTCAAGGAATTGCTACCACTGTACTTGATCGCCGTGGGGCTCTGCATCTCGGGGGCAGGGACCCATCTTTATCAATGGCTGGGCAACCAGCAGGCCATGCTGCGCTATGACGGCAAGAACTTCCTGGGCTCGATGGGCAATCTGGCCATGAGCTTTGTCTGCGGCCCCTACATCATGCTGCAGCTCGGCTGGCGCCAGGAAAAGGGCGGCACGATTTCCATGACGTCCGCCATGGTGTCGGCCGTGGTTGCCTTTGGCTGGGCGTTCATCACCGGTCTTATCTTCATGGGGGCCTTTGTCGCCCTGCGCTACTAG
- a CDS encoding transglutaminase-like cysteine peptidase — protein MHINTRGLGAALLGAFMALAALVTPTQAFDTTNVAFVQTNAGTTSIPVGHAVFCQSRPDECRSHDQVVPAISLNDALWQQLLSVNAQVNGAVVPVTDHDLYQTTEFWTYPNGYGDCEDYALAKRRDLINAGWPASTLLMAVVKQANGEGHAVLMVRTDRGDLVLDNQIGSVDLWNATPYQFIKRQSQANAGQWVDMIDNREVVTATAGIN, from the coding sequence ATGCACATCAATACTCGGGGACTGGGAGCCGCACTGCTGGGGGCCTTCATGGCACTCGCAGCACTGGTCACACCCACCCAGGCCTTCGACACGACTAACGTTGCCTTTGTCCAGACCAATGCCGGCACGACGAGCATACCGGTCGGGCATGCCGTGTTCTGCCAGAGCCGCCCCGACGAATGCCGGTCGCACGACCAGGTCGTCCCGGCCATCTCGCTCAATGACGCGCTGTGGCAGCAATTGCTGTCGGTCAACGCGCAGGTCAACGGCGCCGTGGTGCCGGTGACCGACCACGACCTGTACCAGACCACCGAATTCTGGACCTATCCCAACGGCTATGGCGATTGCGAAGACTATGCCCTGGCCAAGCGCCGCGACCTGATCAATGCCGGCTGGCCCGCCAGCACCTTGCTGATGGCCGTGGTCAAGCAGGCCAATGGCGAGGGTCACGCCGTGCTCATGGTGCGCACCGACCGCGGCGACCTCGTGCTCGACAACCAGATCGGCTCGGTCGATCTGTGGAATGCCACACCCTACCAATTCATCAAGCGCCAGTCCCAGGCCAATGCCGGCCAGTGGGTCGACATGATCGACAACCGCGAAGTGGTCACTGCCACCGCCGGGATCAACTAG